A stretch of the candidate division KSB1 bacterium genome encodes the following:
- a CDS encoding MBL fold metallo-hydrolase, whose amino-acid sequence MFFQRIYEDGLAQASYLIGCQETGTALVIDPKRDIDTYLEIADRENLRITHITETHIHADFLSGARELKAATGAELLLSAEGGSDWLYGYDHIGLKDGDLFKFGNIKVEVMHTPGHTPEHISFLVNDMQSGDVPVMFFSGDFVFVGSVGRPDLLEKAAGIAGTQEQGARQLFQSLKKFKALPDHVQVIPGHGAGSACGKALGAVPATTVGYEKLV is encoded by the coding sequence TTGTTTTTTCAAAGAATATATGAAGATGGATTAGCTCAGGCTAGTTATCTTATTGGTTGTCAGGAAACTGGCACTGCCCTGGTTATCGATCCTAAGAGGGATATTGATACCTATCTCGAAATTGCGGATAGAGAAAACCTACGGATAACCCACATCACTGAGACCCACATCCACGCAGATTTTTTGAGTGGAGCCAGGGAACTTAAAGCAGCAACAGGCGCCGAGCTACTGCTATCTGCCGAGGGCGGATCCGACTGGTTATATGGTTACGATCACATCGGTTTAAAAGACGGCGACCTATTTAAATTTGGCAATATTAAAGTTGAAGTGATGCACACCCCCGGCCATACTCCGGAACATATTAGTTTTTTGGTAAACGATATGCAATCGGGCGATGTGCCGGTCATGTTTTTCTCCGGAGATTTTGTATTTGTCGGTAGCGTGGGACGACCCGATCTGTTGGAGAAAGCGGCTGGAATTGCCGGGACACAAGAACAAGGCGCACGCCAGTTGTTCCAATCCTTAAAGAAATTTAAAGCTTTGCCGGATCATGTGCAGGTAATACCGGGGCATGGCGCAGGGTCGGCTTGCGGTAAGGCTTTGGGAGCAGTTCCTGCTACAACCGTAGGATATGAGAAATTAGT